The region CCAGAGTATTTTGATTGGGGGGAGGGtggaaattcaatttaaatgtaaagatgatgtttttttttcaattgaatggCCAGGGCAATGTGGAGTTACATGGCTAAGATGTCTCTTTGGATACTCTTCTCTCTTActtcctttttcttcctctttttcccctttttgtcATCAGTTTTTTCGTGTGCATAACAGCAGTGAGACATATGGGCAATAGCGGCGGCTATGTCAACACTAAGTATTAAAAATGGTTAacaatttgaaatgtcattactctGAATGTATaagtaattatttcatgaaacgtAGCTGTAAGGTAATCAAGTAGCACTCATCATTTGGCATgagttcaggtcacatgatcaagggcAAAGGCTATTTAGGTCCATTGAACTTTGTGGTATCAAGATATTTCTAGATAATGCATGTATTGAACTTGTATAATTCTCTATTACATCAAACTGACATATGATAACTAGATATGCAATTTGTCACTGGATATAGGTCAAAAGTCCTGTAGGGTCAATAAGCTATTATCCATAGTAAAGATAATTTTACTATATGTTGAGATAATGTAGAAACTATGTAATTTAGGACCAGTAATTTTTCAAACTAGGATAATGATAAGCTCGAATCAGAAATTAGGTTAGTTTGATTTCAGATTACTGGGTCTAGGTCATACGGTTATTTCAGATCAATGAGCTtggataagaataataatttagCCTTTTGAATGAAACTTGTATGAGAAGATTGGATACGACAAATGAATAACATGTTTCTAAGTCAAGATTAACAAACTTTAATAGGATTTAGTTATTAAATAggttttttctctatttctctctgaaaattattcatcttttcaaaaacagcactgctgctttattgaatCAATTAATGTAGGTGAGATTGCCAGAGGCATTTCACTTATtccacaaaataatgataaaaagatatGATCCAAATCGGATTGGCATTCAATTTGGGCAGAATTTGTTTGATATTCATATGTTATCACTGGTATAATGGAAAGGCACTCATATTTGTTGtatcttttttgctttttctattGGAAAGGACTATCTGTTTTCCGTATTTCACCACATCAATCCACAAGATCCTATGTTGTATCATTCTATTGCTTTTCTATTTCTGCTTTCCTCAGCTAGAGGTGCTCACAGTTTCTCAGTATTTGCTTTTTGCCAAAGGCTATCGCATGTCTGCTGTCTGAAATGATTTAACTGAATCTCAGCTATAATGTTTGTGTCTATtagggtttttgtctcacctgcgtagcagagtgagactataggtgccgcttttccgacggcggcggcgtcaacatcaaatcttaacttgaggttaagtttttgaagtgACGTCATAccatagaaaatatatggacctactaagtagttcataaaacttggacataaggttaatcaagtatcaccgaacatcctgcatgagtttcacatcacatgaccaaggtcaaaggtcatttagggtcaatgaactttggccgatttgggggtatctgttgaattaccatcatcactttgaaagtttatggatctgattcatgaaacttggacataatagtaaccaagtgtcactgaacatcctgtgcaagtttcaggttacatgatcaaggtcaaaggtcatttagggtcaataactTTGCCCAAAttgagggtatttgttgaattaccataataactttgaaagtatgttggtctagtttataaaacttggacataagagtaatcaagtatcactgtacatcctgtgcgcatatttggtcacatgaccaaggttaaaggtcaatgaactttggccataatggggggtatctgttgaattactatcataactttgaaagtttattgatctgacgaaacttggacataagagtaatcaagtatcactgaatattctgtgcgagtttcaggtcttatgatcaaggtcaaaggtcatgtaaggtcaatgaactttggccacattgggggtatttgttgaattaccatcatatctctgcaagtgcattggtctagttcataaaacgtggaaataagagtaaccaagtattgCTGaccatcttgtgcgagttatagtagtttccaaagtcagcactgctgctatgttgaatcgcgtgatgcaggtgagaccgccagaggcattccacttgtttatttattttttatttatttttttttctactgaaaGGAGGGTCAGGATCAGGAGGTGGTTATAACTTCTGGAGCCAAAGTGGATCATGGACAGGTACTTGTGTAGGAGTCTTCATAGCTTTCATTGTTGGGGGCTCAGCATACAGAAGGAGGCAAATGCGACTGAGGCAAATGCAACACAATAATGGTGTTGTTCATCCCCCTTGTGGCATCGCCGGGGCCTGTGGTACTACTGGGGGCAACCCGGGACCCTTTATTATCCAAACACCACCGGCGCAACCGAGTGAGCCCCGCCCTTATCCAGTTCAGACCTATTCACCCGCTTACCCGCCTCCAGTGCAGGACCCGTCAGGAAACCCTACCCAGCTCCCTCCTGTTGAAAATACTGGACCCTACCCTCCACCATACCCAACCAATCAGCCTGGAGATGCACCACCATTCGATCAGCCGCAAAATGGTGTTGTACAAGAAGGTGACCTCCCCCCTCCGCCAAGCTACAATGATATTGTCAAGCAATAGAAGCCAGATCTTTTGTTTACTATTCCATTGTAAGTCTATGTAAACAGAATCTTACGATTTGGTTTGCCTGCTTTCTTTAGAGATAAGTCACGAATCCATGGTGGCAGGGATACATTTTGTAGTTGAATTGCAAAAGGGCCATGAACGCATCTAAAGCTTGTAGATGTCCCCCTGGTTCATTTTAGGAGAAGCTCTGCCAAAGTAAGTAGTTGCTTCGGTAATGCATATTGTGTCTTTTCTGTGAGAAATTTACCATAATTGAATAAACATTGGTTATTCTTTTGTGGTGCGGGTTTTGCAGTTTGGGATCATACTATCAGACAATCTCTTAATTTGCTCATTTTCAGGGTGGATCTGTTTATTTACTTGTGTGCCTGTGGACCCTTGAAATATCAGTTTCTCTGCTTGATGAAACTTGTGAACTTAAGGGAGGGAGCTTAGTCAATGAACACTATGCATTATAATTATCGTCCAATGAAACAAGCTTTTATGATGAACATAATACTTCAGATCCCATTTTTGGAATCCAGTATGCATGCATTATTGTTTTGTGAAACGAACCTTGAGCAAGCTGAATGCTGTTAGGAACAGCCTTTGCATCGTAGTATTGatctatttttcaaaatatgttttgctTGATTTAATGATGTGGTTTTCTGTTCTTCGGTTGTTAATGTGAATAGATAGAGCAGACTGGACAGGAATAAGTTGATCTCCTGGTTCGAACTgattccttcttttattcttttatattgAAGCACATGATTGGTAAGAAAAGGCAGAATGTTTAAAAGTATCGAAATTCAAGAAAAGACTGAAGAATgagctttttttaaaattattgtttttgtttaaaattgccTTTCCCTCATTCCTGCTGTATCCAATTGAACCCCTTATacgattacttttttttcttttagggACTCAAACTGCAGGTTCCTTCTGGCATGGGAGTGCAAAATGGATGGGCAGCATCATATTTGTAATTGTCATGAGTATTGCGTGTGCAGGTTCTGTATATAGACAGAGACAACTTTACTTGATGCGGCATCGGCAACAAAACAACGATGACACGAGCACAGTCCCTGCTGCCCCTGTTGGTAACCCAGGATCAATGCCTTATAGAACTCAACAACCCCCACAGCAACCGAATGAGCCCCGCCCTTATCCAGTTCAGACTTATTCACCTGTTTACCCACCTGCCTCTAAAGGGGGTGCCCCACCAGGTAACCGTTACCCCACACAAGCTTACCCGCCTCCAGTACAGGATCCTTCGGAAGCCCCTACCCAGCTCCCTCCTGTCGAGAATACTGGACCCTACCCTACACTAGGAGGCTCTGCACCATACCCAACCCATCAACCTGGAGACGCACCAACATTGAATCGGCCGCAAAGGGGTGATATACAAAAAGGTGACCTTCTCGCTCCACTAAGCTACAAAGATGTCTTCAAAAGATAGGAGCAAAGTCTCATGAGCCAAGTCTCAACGTAACTTTTCTATTGCCAGTGGAAGTAAAGTTTCTTTAAAGAGtttatatgtttgttttatccattttaacatcatcatcattcctcTGTGATTGTCAGTTGGATGTGCTTCTGGGAAACCTCAGATGTCTAAACTTTTTACCCTGATGATTGACATTGAAATCCAAAGTTTTGCCACATTTGCGCAAAAGTTGGAATATTGAGAAATAGGTTGAATCTATTTTGAAGcagattttgttattttttatttcattttattgtccTGTTgcttttgggtttttttttttaggtgtgGGGTTATCAGTACACATTTTTGGCAGTATATGATCTTATATAAAAACATGCATAACCTCACACGTACAGCATTATAAAACACCATTACctgtaatttttctttattcatggaATGCATTCATGTTGCATCAATGATTTGAAAATGCTGGAGGTGCCATTATTAAAGAGATGGTcgaggctgaaaatatttatacctCGACAAATACAGCAagattcacagagcaaaatgctgaaaatttgataaaaattggataacaaaattattgaaatttcaagatttgcattattccggtaaaCAGtcctaggcatgtctttatgaatattcattaggtgatctgatgatgtcatatccccacttgtccttttgtattatattatataaaattaggtttattcaaaaattttataccaagaactaaacaaattggattgacaactgattgcATATGTGCgtatgactgttttcacaaaatattgataaactttaaaattcataacttttaatcaattttgatgaaattttcagcgttttgctctgtgaattttactctgtttatgtatgtacaaatattttcagcctggaccatccctttaaataagCAATCCTCAGTATTATTTGCTATAAACCGGTctgttgattttgaatgacTAATGTGTTGAAGATGAATAGTGCCTTTGTATTCTACCACCATTCAATTGTAAATGTACAATGCTTTTTAATCAGTTTCAGTTATATGTTCATTGTTTATAGCCAAGTGTATTAATTGTGTCTTAATTGATTTGATCTTGCTGAGGGGGTAAATTCATTGCCATGTTTGTAGACTGGGAGGGTTCTGAACATCTGTCTTGTTcatgttcattttcaatttttggcaGCCTCCCTTTTTGCAACTTGCCATCTTATAAGTTGTTAGCATTGAAGAACTAAACTATTGGCCTTACTATTCAATTCTGGAAGTAAATTTGTTGATTTGCCAAAGTAACAAGTTTTTTGTTAAATGGATAATCAGAATTCAGAAAGATGACCCACTGATTAATAATTGATCTACCAAATCgtcaattttattcatgaggCTTCGGTGATCTTACTTTTCAATCATCTATAATTCCATGTTATTAGTTGACTTTCTTGCAAACTTTCACCAGTCTCGTTTCTTTCAGTTGAGTTTATTACTAAGGTCGCATTCTCATCAAATAGAATAATGAGTATGCAAGTGGTTTGATAAATGTATAACTAATTTTGTTGTGTTGGTGCAAGAACGCCTTTAGCAAAACATTTTTGTGCACCCCATTCGTGCAGAAATGCCTTTACACAATGCTCTTATGGGTGCTGCTATGCAAAGGCCTTCTTACATTGACACAACAATTTGTGCATTTGAGTGATTCATTAGATTAGTGGAATATTTATTCACAAATAATATTTGATTGTACATTTTGCATGATTCTCATATGCACTGCAAGTACACAATGCTAACTAACATAACTATATTTTATTaatgttaaaatataatttctatttttgtaGTAATGTGCCATATTTTACTGTAACCTTAATTTCGCCAGGGAAATCCAGATAGAGACATCATTTACATTCTCTTCACCCCtctcatacatgtatagcatTCCAAACCATGCAACATGTTGTCcttgaaaatgatatataagGCTGAACATTCCTAACAATTTTCTAACATAGAAATTAAAGAAATGC is a window of Lytechinus variegatus isolate NC3 chromosome 2, Lvar_3.0, whole genome shotgun sequence DNA encoding:
- the LOC121409719 gene encoding pollen-specific leucine-rich repeat extensin-like protein 4; its protein translation is MIGTQTAGSFWHGSAKWMGSIIFVIVMSIACAGSVYRQRQLYLMRHRQQNNDDTSTVPAAPVGNPGSMPYRTQQPPQQPNEPRPYPVQTYSPVYPPASKGGAPPGNRYPTQAYPPPVQDPSEAPTQLPPVENTGPYPTLGGSAPYPTHQPGDAPTLNRPQRGDIQKGDLLAPLSYKDVFKR